In Acidobacteriota bacterium, one genomic interval encodes:
- a CDS encoding AMP-binding protein encodes MIRPFNYSGVTRGADGILRYDNLQNSLVEMLRATTDQAPNNEAVVELGGERVSYRQLWDRAARVAGGLNAMGVGKGDRVAIQLGNGLNWCVAFWGIQLVGAIAVPVNTRFAEPEVEYVINDSGSKFSFEPGNALPDGTPFAIENLQPEDASAIFYTSGTTGFPKGAITTHANFLTNNENCVRVVNLPTDGSVRTLISVPLFHVTGCNSQFLCCCQSGSASVVMPAFNVQEFLKAIVNERTNIVTSVPAIHWLAISQPNFKEFDVSHVRWLTYGGAPIAPELVGKLIAAFPNARVGNGFGLSETSSVATFLPHEYSFEHADSVGFAAPVVDLQLFEVDEESGVGELLIRGANVVKGYWNKPEATEAAFVDGWLHTGDMARISDEGFVYIVDRKKDMICRGGENVYCVEVENALAAHPAVFEVAVIGVPDEVMGEKVGAVIVLRPGQQLEVADLIAFARKHLADFKVPQYVIVRAELLPRNPGGKILKPALRNSVEWGKAIR; translated from the coding sequence ATGATTCGTCCATTCAACTATTCCGGCGTGACTCGCGGAGCCGATGGGATTTTGCGTTATGACAATCTGCAAAACTCACTGGTGGAAATGCTGCGCGCAACGACTGATCAAGCGCCGAACAACGAAGCCGTGGTGGAATTGGGCGGCGAGCGCGTCAGTTACCGGCAACTGTGGGATCGAGCGGCTCGCGTTGCGGGCGGGTTGAACGCGATGGGCGTCGGCAAAGGTGACCGCGTGGCAATCCAGCTCGGCAATGGTTTGAACTGGTGTGTGGCTTTTTGGGGAATTCAATTGGTCGGCGCGATTGCCGTCCCGGTCAACACGCGGTTTGCCGAACCGGAAGTCGAATACGTTATCAATGATTCTGGCTCCAAGTTTTCTTTCGAGCCTGGAAACGCCTTGCCGGATGGCACGCCGTTCGCCATCGAAAATTTGCAGCCGGAAGACGCTTCCGCCATTTTTTACACCAGCGGCACGACGGGCTTTCCGAAAGGCGCAATTACCACGCACGCCAACTTTTTAACCAACAATGAAAACTGCGTTCGCGTGGTGAATCTGCCGACTGACGGCAGCGTCCGTACGCTGATTTCCGTTCCGCTGTTTCACGTTACGGGCTGCAATTCGCAATTTCTGTGCTGCTGCCAAAGCGGCAGCGCGTCCGTTGTGATGCCCGCATTCAATGTGCAGGAATTTCTAAAAGCCATCGTCAATGAGCGTACAAATATCGTGACTTCCGTTCCGGCGATTCACTGGCTGGCCATCAGCCAGCCGAACTTCAAGGAATTCGATGTCAGCCACGTTCGCTGGCTGACGTATGGCGGAGCGCCGATTGCGCCGGAACTGGTCGGCAAATTGATCGCAGCGTTTCCGAATGCGCGCGTCGGCAATGGCTTTGGATTGTCCGAAACATCATCTGTGGCGACCTTTTTGCCGCATGAGTATTCATTTGAACACGCCGATTCCGTGGGCTTTGCCGCTCCCGTTGTGGATTTGCAGTTGTTTGAAGTTGACGAAGAAAGCGGCGTCGGCGAATTGCTGATTCGTGGCGCAAATGTCGTCAAAGGCTACTGGAACAAACCCGAAGCGACCGAAGCGGCGTTCGTTGACGGTTGGCTGCACACGGGCGATATGGCGCGGATCAGCGACGAAGGATTCGTGTACATCGTGGATCGCAAGAAAGACATGATTTGCCGCGGCGGCGAAAATGTGTATTGCGTCGAAGTCGAAAACGCGTTGGCGGCTCATCCGGCGGTGTTTGAAGTCGCCGTCATCGGCGTTCCAGACGAAGTGATGGGCGAAAAAGTCGGCGCCGTGATTGTGCTCAGGCCGGGGCAGCAACTCGAAGTCGCCGATTTGATTGCGTTTGCTCGCAAACATCTGGCCGATTTCAAAGTGCCTCAGTACGTCATCGTTCGCGCGGAACTGTTGCCGCGAAATCCCGGTGGCAAAATTCTCAAACCTGCTTTGCGAAATTCTGTCGAGTGGGGCAAGGCAATTCGTTAA
- a CDS encoding phosphotriesterase-related protein encodes MPSIPTVRGAVETSQLGVTLMHEHIFVLSTEIMQNFPEQWGDEEQRLADAVKRMNELKARGVDTVVDLTVIGLGRYIPRIQRIAEQTAINIIVATGVYTYNDLPFYFHFQGPGTILGGEEPMVEMFIRDIEQGIADTGVKAGILKCATDQPGVTPGVERVLRAVAQAHRRTGVPISTHTHAHTKRGLEQQKIFQEEGVDLTRVVIGHSGDTTDIGYLEELIGSGSYIGMDRFGIDTLLPFEDRVATVAKLCERGHADKMVLSHDAACVNDWLPERALPAILPNWHYLHIHNDVIPALKSRGVTDEQLNTMLVENPRKIFERQGAY; translated from the coding sequence ATGCCATCCATCCCAACCGTTCGTGGCGCGGTTGAAACGTCACAGCTAGGTGTGACATTGATGCACGAACACATCTTCGTGCTTTCAACGGAAATCATGCAGAACTTTCCGGAACAGTGGGGCGACGAAGAGCAGCGCCTTGCCGATGCCGTCAAGCGAATGAATGAACTGAAGGCGCGTGGCGTGGACACGGTCGTTGACCTGACGGTAATTGGGCTTGGGCGGTACATTCCTCGCATTCAGCGAATCGCAGAACAAACTGCGATCAACATCATCGTGGCGACGGGCGTTTACACCTACAACGACCTGCCGTTTTACTTTCACTTCCAAGGGCCTGGAACAATTCTGGGCGGCGAAGAACCGATGGTGGAAATGTTCATTCGCGACATTGAACAGGGGATTGCCGACACAGGCGTCAAAGCCGGAATCCTGAAATGCGCGACGGATCAACCCGGCGTGACTCCGGGAGTCGAACGCGTGTTGCGCGCCGTGGCTCAGGCACATCGGCGCACGGGCGTTCCGATTTCGACGCACACGCATGCCCACACCAAACGCGGATTGGAACAGCAGAAGATTTTTCAGGAAGAAGGCGTGGATTTGACGCGCGTCGTCATCGGTCACAGCGGAGACACGACGGACATTGGCTATTTGGAAGAATTGATCGGCAGCGGCTCTTACATCGGCATGGATCGGTTCGGCATTGATACTTTGCTACCGTTTGAAGATCGTGTGGCGACGGTTGCCAAGCTGTGCGAACGCGGCCACGCCGACAAAATGGTGCTGTCGCACGATGCGGCCTGCGTCAACGATTGGTTGCCGGAACGCGCGCTGCCCGCGATTTTGCCGAACTGGCATTACCTGCACATTCACAACGACGTAATCCCCGCGCTGAAATCACGCGGTGTGACTGATGAACAGCTCAACACGATGCTGGTGGAAAACCCTCGCAAGATTTTTGAACGACAAGGAGCCTATTGA
- a CDS encoding MgtC/SapB family protein, which translates to MNLFWEELAAGLPDPAQLVRIMTRLIVAAIVGAVVGIQRERAGKSAGLRTHMLVSLGATLFVLAGVEFGMSSSDLSRVIQGIITGIGFIGGGAILKQNEEGHVKGLTTAAGIWMTSTLGVAVGLGRYGAALISAALTWVVLAIIGEIEFRIERARKARGNRERA; encoded by the coding sequence ATGAATCTTTTTTGGGAAGAGTTGGCCGCTGGATTGCCGGATCCGGCGCAGCTTGTACGCATCATGACACGGCTGATTGTCGCCGCGATTGTTGGAGCTGTCGTGGGCATTCAACGAGAGCGCGCGGGAAAGTCGGCGGGCTTGCGAACTCACATGCTGGTTTCCTTGGGCGCGACCTTGTTCGTGCTGGCGGGGGTTGAATTCGGGATGAGTTCGAGTGATCTGTCGCGCGTGATTCAAGGCATTATCACCGGCATAGGCTTTATCGGCGGCGGAGCAATTCTCAAACAAAATGAGGAAGGACACGTGAAGGGGCTGACGACGGCGGCGGGGATTTGGATGACCTCGACATTGGGTGTGGCAGTTGGATTAGGGCGATATGGCGCGGCTTTAATCAGTGCAGCCCTGACGTGGGTGGTCTTGGCGATCATCGGGGAAATTGAGTTTCGGATCGAACGAGCGCGAAAAGCGAGAGGGAACCGGGAACGAGCCTGA
- a CDS encoding aconitate hydratase — MSHNLFNTNQSFDLGNGKLGKFYSLPELEKQGVGPISKLPVSIRIVLESVLRNCDGKKVKEDDVRALANWKANAERTAEIPFVVARIVLQDFTGVPLLVDLAAMRSTVAALGKNPKLIEPLVPVDLVVDHSVQVDVAGTSNALQQNMAIEFERNRQRYEFLKWGMQAFDTFKVVPPGIGIVHQVNLEYLAKGVLEKDGVYYPDTLVGTDSHTTMINGLGVVAWGVGGIEAEAGMLGQPVYFLTPDVVGVHMTGELKEGVTATDLVLHCTEMLRKAKVVGKFVEYFGEGAASLSLTDRATIANMAPEYGATMGFFGVDEETCNYLKATGRSEEQVNAFRNYFKAQGLFGIPKDGEIEYSQTLELNLAAITPNVAGPKRPQDRIELYNLKGKFLDLFQQPVTEGGYGKSLPEMEQQFETAIGVRGHLAEPLTGGGEQGQATAPAAKGNDVSRKNTSTQTEVEMMDNRPTPDLVEEAPAQAFPAASAQLGHGNVLIAAITSCTNTSNPSVMLAAGLLAKKAVEKGLRVKPQVKTSLGPGSRVVSDYLNKTDLQSFLDQLGFQVVGYGCTTCIGNSGPLDPKIEEVVVQNDLIAASVLSGNRNFEARVHQNIKANFLMSPPLVVAFALAGRVDIDMSKEPIGIGKGNQEVFLSDIWPSTEEIRSLLYAATDPATYQRLYSDFTSENPLWNEIPSSTGDVYQWNEASTYIQQPPFFDNFGMEAGTIRDINGARPLGIFGDSVTTDHISPAGSIKATSPAGKYLIENGVEPADFNSYGSRRGNDRVMTRGTFANVRIKNLMVPGTEGGVTKYNGEQMSIYDAAIKYQAEGTPLVVIAGQEYGTGSSRDWAAKGTRLLGVKAVVAQSFERIHRSNLVGMGVLPLQFKDGVSAKTLGLDGTETFDVVGLEGGVKPQQDVTLIIHRANGSKEAIPVRLRIDTAIEIDYYQHGGILPFVLRQLIAQE, encoded by the coding sequence ATGTCACATAACCTTTTCAACACCAATCAATCATTCGATTTAGGAAACGGAAAGCTGGGCAAGTTTTATTCACTGCCGGAATTGGAAAAGCAGGGCGTCGGACCGATCTCGAAATTGCCGGTCAGCATTCGCATCGTGCTGGAATCGGTGCTGCGCAATTGCGACGGCAAGAAAGTCAAAGAAGACGACGTGCGCGCGCTGGCCAACTGGAAAGCCAATGCCGAGCGCACGGCGGAGATTCCTTTCGTCGTCGCGCGCATCGTGTTGCAGGATTTCACAGGCGTGCCGCTGTTGGTGGATTTGGCGGCAATGCGTTCGACCGTGGCTGCGTTGGGCAAAAATCCGAAGCTGATCGAACCGCTTGTCCCGGTGGATTTGGTGGTTGACCATTCTGTGCAAGTGGACGTGGCGGGAACTTCCAACGCGTTGCAACAAAACATGGCCATTGAGTTTGAACGCAACCGGCAACGCTACGAGTTTTTGAAATGGGGCATGCAGGCATTTGATACTTTCAAAGTTGTCCCGCCGGGTATTGGCATTGTGCATCAGGTCAATCTGGAATATCTGGCCAAAGGCGTCCTGGAAAAAGACGGCGTTTATTATCCTGACACGCTGGTCGGAACCGATTCGCACACAACAATGATCAACGGACTGGGCGTCGTGGCCTGGGGAGTCGGCGGCATCGAAGCCGAAGCTGGAATGTTGGGACAGCCCGTGTATTTCCTGACGCCGGACGTTGTCGGCGTTCACATGACAGGCGAATTGAAAGAAGGCGTTACGGCCACAGACCTGGTGCTGCATTGCACCGAAATGCTCCGCAAAGCCAAAGTCGTCGGTAAATTTGTTGAATACTTCGGCGAAGGCGCGGCAAGTTTGTCGCTGACCGACCGTGCGACCATTGCCAATATGGCCCCGGAATATGGCGCGACGATGGGCTTTTTTGGCGTGGACGAAGAAACCTGCAACTATCTGAAAGCGACGGGACGTTCCGAAGAGCAAGTCAACGCGTTCCGTAACTACTTCAAAGCGCAGGGGTTGTTTGGCATTCCCAAAGATGGCGAAATCGAATATAGCCAGACGTTGGAATTGAATTTGGCAGCCATCACGCCAAACGTGGCCGGGCCGAAACGACCGCAAGACCGGATTGAACTCTATAATCTGAAAGGCAAATTCCTGGACTTGTTCCAGCAACCCGTGACCGAAGGCGGTTACGGCAAATCGCTTCCGGAAATGGAGCAACAGTTTGAAACTGCAATTGGAGTCCGCGGGCATTTGGCGGAACCGTTGACCGGTGGCGGCGAGCAGGGACAGGCCACCGCGCCCGCTGCCAAAGGCAATGACGTCAGCAGGAAAAACACCAGCACGCAGACCGAAGTAGAGATGATGGACAATCGTCCGACTCCCGATCTGGTCGAAGAGGCTCCCGCTCAAGCCTTCCCTGCCGCATCGGCGCAACTTGGCCACGGGAATGTTTTGATTGCCGCCATCACTTCATGCACGAACACTTCCAATCCCAGCGTGATGCTTGCCGCCGGTTTGTTGGCCAAAAAAGCCGTCGAAAAAGGCCTTCGCGTAAAACCGCAAGTGAAAACTTCTCTTGGTCCCGGTTCGCGCGTCGTTTCGGATTATTTGAATAAGACTGACCTGCAATCCTTTCTGGATCAGTTGGGCTTTCAAGTTGTTGGATATGGCTGCACGACCTGCATCGGAAATTCAGGGCCGCTCGATCCGAAGATCGAAGAAGTCGTTGTCCAAAATGATTTGATCGCAGCCAGCGTGCTTTCCGGCAATCGCAACTTCGAAGCGCGCGTGCATCAAAACATCAAAGCCAATTTCCTGATGTCGCCGCCGCTGGTGGTGGCCTTCGCATTGGCCGGACGTGTTGATATTGATATGTCGAAAGAACCGATTGGCATCGGCAAAGGCAACCAGGAAGTGTTTTTGAGCGACATTTGGCCTTCGACCGAAGAAATTCGTTCGTTGCTGTATGCGGCGACAGACCCTGCGACGTACCAACGGCTGTATTCCGACTTCACTTCGGAAAATCCGCTGTGGAATGAAATTCCGTCCAGCACGGGCGACGTGTACCAGTGGAACGAGGCTTCCACGTATATTCAACAGCCGCCGTTTTTTGACAATTTCGGAATGGAGGCCGGGACGATCCGCGACATCAATGGCGCTCGGCCGTTGGGAATTTTTGGCGATTCGGTGACGACTGATCACATCAGCCCTGCGGGTTCGATCAAGGCAACGTCTCCGGCAGGAAAGTACTTGATCGAAAACGGCGTCGAACCGGCGGACTTCAACAGCTACGGTTCGCGGCGCGGCAATGATCGTGTCATGACGCGCGGCACATTCGCCAATGTTCGCATCAAAAATCTGATGGTCCCCGGAACGGAAGGCGGCGTCACCAAATACAACGGCGAACAGATGAGCATTTACGACGCTGCGATCAAGTATCAAGCCGAAGGCACTCCGTTGGTCGTGATTGCTGGCCAGGAATACGGCACTGGCAGTTCGCGCGACTGGGCCGCGAAAGGCACACGCTTGTTAGGCGTCAAAGCCGTCGTCGCGCAAAGCTTCGAGCGCATTCACCGCTCCAATCTGGTCGGCATGGGTGTACTGCCGCTGCAATTCAAAGACGGCGTTAGCGCAAAAACGCTGGGCCTGGATGGGACAGAAACATTTGATGTCGTGGGATTGGAAGGTGGCGTTAAACCTCAACAGGATGTGACGCTGATCATTCACCGCGCCAACGGATCCAAAGAAGCGATTCCTGTCAGATTGCGAATTGATACGGCAATCGAAATTGATTACTACCAACATGGAGGCATTCTGCCCTTTGTGTTGCGGCAATTGATTGCCCAAGAGTAA